In the Halalkalicoccus sp. CGA53 genome, GTAGTAGTTACCGGTAGTAGATAACGAGAAAACACGAACACAGGGGCACGTCTGACAGCGGTTTTCCTGAGTTATCCTTCTAAAATCTCACTCTATTTATAAGGGTGTGATGTGATGGTTGCTCGTCTTCTCGTAGATCGTCTCGTGCGGAACTCAGGAAAACCGCTGTGTGAGTGGTCCACCGTGGTTCGGTACTATCATCGGTACCTTCGATTGTACTGTTTAACCTTGTGCAACACTCACTCCGATCTACTGCCTCTTGTTGCACAAGGCCATCCAATTTTCTGTTCGCTCGGTCCAATCGATGCTACGGTCACAAACTAAAACGGCAAGCAGAACAGTGACGGCGGGGATGTGGAGCTTCAGAACTGATCGTAATAGTCCATTTCACGGTCGTCGATTTCCTTTTGTACGTCTGAGTCGACTCCCTCGCTCGTGTCCACGACGTCACCTGCCGTTGACTCCTCCTCGGGTGGCACATCCGGCGGGGACTGTTCTACCTGCTTATCGACCGATGGCTCAGATAGTATGGCAATCCCCTCGGAATCACTCTCATCGGAAACTGGTTCGCATATCTCCACGTCATCAGTACGATCGTCACACCACGCCTCGACCGAGGAGAGCTTACTTGTCTCGGGACCATACATCACGAGATCTTCGTCCATTTCCCGATCGTCGTTAGGGACGACCGCGATCCGCCATTCGGTCGGGTCGGGGACGTCGTTGCTCCCGTACTCTCCGAACAGGACTTCAGGCACGAGGGGATCGTAGATGTACGACCAATCGTCTTGGAGCGGGCCCTTCCCACCGTACTTACGTTCGACCTCCCCGCCACGCTCGACGACGTAGACCTCCCGATCAGAGTCATAGTAGCTCACAGCCGGGTAGTCTGTCGGATCGCGATCTCGGAACTCGTCGGGTCCGCCGAACCGGGCGAACGTCTCACCGCCACCACGCTCTCGACAGACGATCTCGCCATCTCCGGTCTCGATCCACTCGGTGGAGACGTCGCCCGGAAGGACGGCGAAGTGCTCGACGTCGGCTTCCGGGTGCGTGTCGTGGCGACGTCGAGTGTAGAACTTTCGGGCGGCATCCTCCGGCGTCCGTGACGCCGTATATGGCGCGTCACCGTCCGAACCGAAGATCCCTGCGAGCCGTTCGGCGTGCTTCGTGAAGCCGTCGCTTCCACCATCCGATACCACGAACAGCAGCTGCTCCGGACTGGGTGCCTTCGCGGCGTTCTTGATCGGACCGCCAGGCTTCGTAAGCCCCTTCGACTCGGCTTCGATGTAGAGCGTTCCCGTGCCCGAGAGCGCCAGAATCTGGGGATACTCCTTGGAGAGCCGAGAACGGAGGATCTGCTCGCGCTCGTCCTCGGTAAGCGCTTCGAGCGCGCCCGGTGGGACCACGTCCGGCGGCACCTCGCCGATGGCGTCCGGCAGTTCGTCGCCGTCCTGGGTTGGGAGGTCCATATCATAGCCGTAGCGCGTCCCCCATTCGTAAACCCGCCGGAGCAGATAGCGGTGAGCGTCGGTCCCACCCGATCCGCCGCTCCCCGTTTCGAGACCGATCACGCCGCGTCCGTCGTGGGTGACCTGCACGGTCATGCCGTCTTCGCCAGCCTTTCGATCGAGGGCCCCAACACCGACGAGTCGTTCGATCAGGTTTGCCGCCTGACTCGGCGCGGTTCCCGTCGCGGTCGCGATGGCCTCGTGAGCAAGTTCGTTTGGGATTGCCTCACCCCGATCACCATCCTTGATGCTCATGTCGTAGACAGCCTTCAGCGCCATGCGAGCCGTCTCCGCTTGCTCAACGTCCATTGGCTCGTCGCTATCAGGTCCGACCGTCTGCGTGTCGCCTACGCCGGCAGCATCGGCGGCCTTCGAGCGGGGGGTCGCGGCGAAGAACATCTCATCGAGAATCTCCCGGCCCGACTGTCTCTGGACGCCATAACGTTCGGTCGATCCCTGGATGAGGCCGTGAAACACGTCTTCGATCGAATGAAGCGGTGGGTACGGCGGGGTGAGCATCGCCAGAAAGGCGTCATCTTCACTGTTGAGCTTCGTCCGCGCCTGGTAGTCGGGGATGTTCGTTAGGTCGTCTGGATCGGCCCCACCGAAGCGTTTCGATAGAACGCGCGCCTCCTCCGGTAGGTTCGTTGTCAGCGCGAGCAGGGTGTTACAGTTCTGGAGGATCGCCTGCTGAGTCTCGTCCTCGAGGCGGTGGAGATACTGGGTCGCGAGCATTAAGCTCAGGCGCTTCGATCGCGCTTCAGAGAGGATCGTTTCGACTTTCGAGGCCTCTGTGAGTACCGTGTGACACTCGTCGATCATCAGGAAGAACGGATCGTAGCCGACTCCTGGCTCATCCATTCCGGAGAGTTCACGAACTTTCTTCTCCGACTCGCTGATTCGGTCGCAGACGCACGTCCAGATTCGACGCATGATCGCCGTCGCGACCATCCGCTTGGCCTCATCCGGCAGGTTATTCTTCACGATGATGATCTTTCCCTCGTTTACCGCTTCGGCGATCGAGACGTTGCTCTCACGCTGGGCGATGATCTGCCGGGTCATGGGGTTTTCAACCCAGTCTTTCAACCGGCCAAGCAGTGGGTCGATCTCGCTGTCCCCGAGTTCGTCAGCGATCCGCCGTGTGAATCCCTGAAGGAACAGAATGTCATCGTCGTCGATCTCGTCACCGATCAGGTTCGCGTACTCTTTTCGGTTCTCCTCGTCGAGGAGCGCGTAGTACATCTCGATCGGCGTGAACTCGCGGGGATGGCGGATCATGCCCCGGACCATGGTCTTCATGATCCGGTCCATTCTCGGACCCCAGTACTCGCCGGCGGCAATCAGCTCCTTGAAGTCGTCGACGATCCCCTCGATCTCCTCGTCGAATCCTGGTTCACCGGGTTCGTGGTAGGTCTGAAACATGTTGAAACCGACCGTGCGATCGAGATAATCGTCGCCCGGTGCGATGTAGATCACGTCCTTCCACCGGTCCTTGGGAACTCGACGAAGCAGGCCATAGATGTCGTCGCCCTTCGGGTCGATCACGCAAATTCCGTGACCGGCGTACATGAGCGCCGTCGCGTCGTTGTACATCTTCGTCGTCTTCCCGGACCCCGTGGTACCGCCGTAGAAGATGTGGCGAAACAGCCGGTCGAACTCGACAGGCACCTCCCGACCGGTGCGCTCGGAGACGCCGATCCATAGCGGTTGCTCAGGCGCGTATTGGGCGTTCTCGATCATGGCGCGAGGCCACGTGCCGGCAAAGGCGTCGACCTCCTCCTCGGCGGGATCGTACCGGTGGATCATCCACTCCTTGCCGTTGATAAGCACCGGTTTCGACGGGTCGTCGTCGCCAACGATCCGTGGGCCGAAGCTCTGTGGATCGGTCGCCGGGTCGTCGTCGGAAAACGGGTTCAGTCTCATGCTGTCGCCTCCGAGGGCTCATCCTCGCTGTCAGTCCGACCGGAGTCCTCGAGGTCGTTCTGTTCAGGCTCCTCTGGTGGGCCCTGCTCGCTCTCGTCGTAGATCGCCGCGACGTCGTACTGCCAGCGCTCATCTGCCAACTGGTGCGAACGGTCCTCTTTCTTCCACTCGAAACTCTCGGTCTGATAGTCGGAGAATCTGGCCGCGTCGGCGGGGACGTCGCCGGCGTGGGAGGTGAGCGACCACTCGACGTTCTGGGTGTTGATCGTCTCGTTCGGAATGTGCATCAGGCCCGCAGCGCTGCGGACGCCCATCACGATCTTCTCGTCGGCCCATTCGCGAGCGAACGCCTGCCGAAGGACGGCCTTCATGTCCTTGCCCTTCCGGGGAACGGGCTCGAAGCCCTGCTCGGTTGTCGACTCGTAGTACCCCTCGAACATCTCGGCGGTCTCGTCGACACGGGCGATCGCCTCCTCCGGGTCGTCCGACACGGCGAGGATTCGAACGTTCAGCCGGAAGCCTTTCTCGCCGCGCTGTCGCCGGACAATCTTCGAAGCCCGGAGGTCTTGATCGGAGGGCTCGCGCTCCTCGCCTTCGAGACTCGACTGTTCGGGTCGCGCTTCGTACTTCAGCGCGTCGACCATGGTGAACTCCTTGTGCGGCTGTTTCAGCTCGTCGGCTATGTCGTCGATCCCAGCCGACAGCAGCCCACCCTTCCACCACTTCGCCGATGCCGGGCGGAAGATCACCTGCACGGCGACGTCGGTCTGAACGTCGGTCTCGCGTTCGCCGATCATCTCGGCGGTGATCGAGCCGTAGGGATCGTTCTCAAAGCCCTCGACGTCGACGTGCTTGATCGGGTAGAGGTGTTTTCCGTTCTCGCGCTGCCGGAGCCGGAGCGTCGCGACCGCGACGTGGCGCCCCTCCTGGAGCGGAAGCAGTCCTGGGTGAGGGTGCTCACTCACCTGGATATGCGCGTCCGGGTAGAAGGTTTCGAGCTGGCGCTCCAGCTGACGCTGATCTTTCTTCCGACCCATCACGTACTGAAAACCGATCTTCCCGTTGATATTCCGCATTTCGTAGGCATGGGTCGGGGCGTCGGACTTGCTGAGCATCGGCAGGCCACGCGATCGGGCCGAGTGAACGGCGGTCAGAAGGTCGATCCCGTTCTCGATGCCGCCGCCGTCCTTGTTCGGTTGAATCGAGACGGCGTGACGTGGTGGCGTGCGCTGCCGTAGGTCGGCGATCGCGTCCTCGGTGAGCGTAAGCGTCCCGTACGGGCTGACACGTCCGAGACAGCGTTTTACGGCTCCCTGAGCGGTCTCAGAGAACCAGCCCATCAGGTCCACCTCCAGTTACAGACGTCGTCGTGCTCGCGAAGGTACTCCTCGTAGTCCTCGCCGTGCTTCG is a window encoding:
- a CDS encoding type IV secretory system conjugative DNA transfer family protein; this encodes MRLNPFSDDDPATDPQSFGPRIVGDDDPSKPVLINGKEWMIHRYDPAEEEVDAFAGTWPRAMIENAQYAPEQPLWIGVSERTGREVPVEFDRLFRHIFYGGTTGSGKTTKMYNDATALMYAGHGICVIDPKGDDIYGLLRRVPKDRWKDVIYIAPGDDYLDRTVGFNMFQTYHEPGEPGFDEEIEGIVDDFKELIAAGEYWGPRMDRIMKTMVRGMIRHPREFTPIEMYYALLDEENRKEYANLIGDEIDDDDILFLQGFTRRIADELGDSEIDPLLGRLKDWVENPMTRQIIAQRESNVSIAEAVNEGKIIIVKNNLPDEAKRMVATAIMRRIWTCVCDRISESEKKVRELSGMDEPGVGYDPFFLMIDECHTVLTEASKVETILSEARSKRLSLMLATQYLHRLEDETQQAILQNCNTLLALTTNLPEEARVLSKRFGGADPDDLTNIPDYQARTKLNSEDDAFLAMLTPPYPPLHSIEDVFHGLIQGSTERYGVQRQSGREILDEMFFAATPRSKAADAAGVGDTQTVGPDSDEPMDVEQAETARMALKAVYDMSIKDGDRGEAIPNELAHEAIATATGTAPSQAANLIERLVGVGALDRKAGEDGMTVQVTHDGRGVIGLETGSGGSGGTDAHRYLLRRVYEWGTRYGYDMDLPTQDGDELPDAIGEVPPDVVPPGALEALTEDEREQILRSRLSKEYPQILALSGTGTLYIEAESKGLTKPGGPIKNAAKAPSPEQLLFVVSDGGSDGFTKHAERLAGIFGSDGDAPYTASRTPEDAARKFYTRRRHDTHPEADVEHFAVLPGDVSTEWIETGDGEIVCRERGGGETFARFGGPDEFRDRDPTDYPAVSYYDSDREVYVVERGGEVERKYGGKGPLQDDWSYIYDPLVPEVLFGEYGSNDVPDPTEWRIAVVPNDDREMDEDLVMYGPETSKLSSVEAWCDDRTDDVEICEPVSDESDSEGIAILSEPSVDKQVEQSPPDVPPEEESTAGDVVDTSEGVDSDVQKEIDDREMDYYDQF